The following proteins are encoded in a genomic region of Streptomyces lunaelactis:
- a CDS encoding flavin reductase family protein, translated as MRHVNGDRTGTAVLRGPGAEPGAEENGGTSLAFRDFMSSYFTGVSIVTAVDPSGRPHGLTCSSLTSVTLSPPTLQVCLESRSGTLAALRAQGTFAVNLLHQGGTGTASVFASTRPDRFERTAWRPTPTYGLPWLHDDAYAVAECEIAETVVIGDHVAVFGRVMSVENGVGRPLLYGRRGFLGLHPTEAAEVRGAEAGSR; from the coding sequence ATGCGGCACGTGAACGGCGACAGGACCGGGACCGCGGTCCTCCGCGGCCCCGGAGCCGAACCGGGGGCCGAGGAGAACGGAGGGACCTCGCTCGCCTTCCGTGACTTCATGAGTTCGTACTTCACGGGCGTCTCGATCGTCACCGCCGTCGACCCCTCGGGCCGACCGCACGGCCTGACGTGCAGTTCGCTGACGAGCGTCACCCTCTCCCCGCCCACGCTCCAGGTCTGCCTGGAGTCCCGCAGCGGCACCCTGGCCGCGCTGCGGGCCCAGGGCACCTTCGCCGTAAATCTGCTGCACCAGGGCGGCACGGGCACCGCCAGCGTGTTCGCCTCGACCCGGCCCGACCGGTTCGAGCGGACCGCCTGGCGCCCCACACCGACGTACGGGCTGCCCTGGCTGCACGACGACGCGTACGCCGTCGCCGAGTGCGAGATCGCCGAGACCGTGGTGATCGGTGACCACGTGGCCGTCTTCGGGCGGGTCATGAGCGTGGAGAACGGGGTGGGCCGGCCGCTCCTGTACGGCAGGCGGGGCTTCCTCGGCCTGCACCCCACCGAGGCCGCGGAGGTCAGGGGCGCAGAGGCGGGCAGCCGATGA